The Bacteroidota bacterium genomic sequence CTCCGACCTAAGCTACCTCGGTGAAGCTGAAAAGGTAACCATCGACAAGGAAAACACAACCATCGTCAGCGGTAAAGGTAAAAAAGAAGATATCGAAGGCAGGGTAAAACAAATTAAAGCCCAGATTGAAGTCACTACCTCCGACTACGATAAGGAAAAACTTCAGGAAAGACTTGCTAAACTTGCCGGTGGTGTTGCCGTTATCTACGTTGGAGCTGCCAGTGAAGTCGAAATGAAGGAAAAGAAAGACAGGTTCGATGACGCCCTCAACGCAACTCGCGCAGCCATTGAAGAAGGTATTATCCCCGGTGGCGGTGTTGCTTACCTGAGAGCCGTTCCTGAACTCGACAACATTGAGACAGAAAACGAAGACGAAGAAATCGGTATCGCAATTATTAAAAGAGCTCTGGAAGAACCTATGCGCCAAATAGTGGAAAATGCCGGACTCGAAGGCTCCGTCATTGTTCAGAAAGTCAGGGAAGGTAAAGACGACTTCGGCTTTAACGCCAGAACCGAAGAATATGAATACCTCTTCGAATCCGGTGTGATCGACCCAACCAAAGTTGCCCGCGTTGCCCTGGAAAACGCAGCTTCTATTGCAGGTATGTTACTTACTACCGAATGTGTACTCGCCGACCATAAAGAAGAAAAGGAAAGCGGTGGTATGCCCGGTGGCCCCGGAATGGGCGGCGGAATGCCAGGAATGTATTAAAATACATTAAACCATTACTAAAAAACCCCTCTTCATTCGAGGGGTTTTTTATTTATCCTTAAATTTGTAATCAGATTATTGTTTAATGCCAAAACAAACATGACAATGACAAAATTAAAGCTTAACACAATTCTTATCCTGTTTGCCATGTTACCGGCTTTACAACTTTTCTCCCAACAAGACAGCATCCCACCTCCCACTCCTGCTAATATTCCGATTGATGAAGCAAGCGGACTGATCGTTTATCAGGAAGTGGTCTCAGAACCCGGTACCAAATCTGTTCTGTTTAACCGGGCCAGTGAATGGCTGCACCAGTTCTTTGCCAATCCTGTCCATGTTACCAAAGTAAGAGACGCATCCAGCGGTATTATCAAAGGCCGGCATCAGTTCGAATTATTCAGAACCGATAAAGACGGAAATAAAATCCATGCCGGTATGGTCCTGTATTCCTTTAAAATAGAGGCCCGGGACGAACGATACCGCTATACGGTCGATGAACTGCTCCTGCGCCAGCAATCACGATATCCTATCGAAAAATGGCTCGATAAAAATGACCCAAATTATAATCCCCAATGGGAGGAATACCTGCAGCAAATCGATAATTACGTTAGAAATGTTTTCGCTGCAAGCCTTAAAGAAGCCATGAAACCTAAAAAAGAATACCAGGAAGAAGAATGGTAATACTTCACCTTACTCAGTTAAACAGAATAAGCAGGCAATCATTTTCTAATTTATTCATTCTACGATTATTTAATCATAGCAGTTTTTTTATAAACATTATTCGTGTTTAATTGTTTATCTTTTTGATTAAACAAAAAAGTACAAAATGCAAAGAGTACAAGTCATAAAAGGTTTCTCAAAATTATTCAAAGAAGACAAACTGAAGCAGGTTACAAGCTATTTTGAAAATCCGGGAGAGGCTGAACAAATCCTGAAGTCATTCTGGCATCAGAACCCCTCTGTTCAAAACCTCCTGGACGAATTCAGCGAAAACAGTATCTCTAATTTCAACTTCCCCTATGGCATAGCACCGAATTTTCTGATCAACGATACCTTATACCTTATTCCCATGGTGATCGAGGAAAGTTCTGTGGTTGCTGCAGCAGCAAGCAGTGCCAAATTCTGGGCCGAGCATGGAGGGTTTCATGCCAAAGTTATCGCAGTTAAGAAAATAGGACAAGTGCATTTTATCTGGGAAGGTAATAAAGAAAAACTGATTGCAGCTATGCCTCGGTTACGTGAAGAAATGATTAAAGGAACGAGGCACCTCACAGCCAATATGGAAAAGCGTGGCGGAGGGATCCTGGATATTGATTTGGTGGATATGACCCATGAAATTGATAACTATTACCAGATCAAAGCATCTTTCAATACCGTGGATTCCATGGGTGCCAATTTCATCAATACCATCCTGGAAGAATTTGCCGGTATCCTGACAAGATTTATCGCCCGTCAGGACAACTTCGAAAGCCACGAAAAGTATTGCGAAATTATCATGTCGATACTCTCAAATTATACTCCTGAATGTCTGGTAAAGACATATGTGGAATGCGAGATCGACGCCTTTAAGAACTGCGACGAAAACCTCAGCGCCGAGCGTTTTGCCTGGAAGTTTGAAAAAGCAGTGCAAATCGCCCATGCCGACGTGCATCGGGCAACAACTCACAACAAAGGTGTTTTTAACGGTATAGACGCAGTAATCCTGGCCACGGGAAATGATTTCAGGGCCATTGAAGCCGGAGGTCATACTTATGCGGCCAGAAACGGAAAATACGCGAGCCTCACTGACATCAAAATAGAAAATAACCGTTTTCACTACAGCCTTACAATCCCCATGGCATTAGGAACTGTTGGCGGCTTAACAGGACTCCATCCCCTTGCCAAATTTTCATTGGGCTTGCTGAATAACCCGGATGCCGAACAGCTTATGATGATCGCGGCATCCGTGGGTCTGGCCAATAACTTTGGTGCCGTCAAATCTCTTATAACCAAAGGCATTCAAATTGGCCATATGCGCATGCACTTATATAATATCCTGAACCATATAGGTGTTTCACCGCAGGAAAAAAACAAGGCAGTTGAGTATTTTAAAGATAAAAAGGTATCTTTCAGTTCTGTAAATGAATTGATCGCAAATCTGAGATCTAATTAATTCCTATCGTTTTGAAGAATATCACCCTACATTCCAACGGGAAACTGCTGCTCAGCGGTGAATACCTCGTGATGCAGGGTGCTCTTGCCCTTGCCCTGCCTCTCATTAAAGGTCAATCCCTGAATATCAGCCCGGTACATGGGAACAGACTTCTATGGGAAAGCACAGATACTGAAGGAATATGGTTTTCCTGCGAAATTAACCTGAACTCATGGGACATTATTTCCACATCAGATCCCTTAAAAGCATCTAAACTCATTGAAATAATCAGGATGGCAGCCATTCTGAATCCCCGTTTTCTGATCCACGATCAAGGATATAAGGTACAAAGTAATCTGGAGTTTTCGAAAGAATGGGGATGGGGTAGTAGTTCTACACTATATACCAACATTGCAAATTGGGCAGAAATTGATCCTTTCACCCTATATTTTGCTTTGGAAAACGGTTCAGGTTATGATATTGCCTGCGCTCATGCAAAACAGGCAGTTTTATATCAACTTAGAGGAAAAGACCCTGTATACCAGGAAATTGACTTCAACCCTCCTTTCCGGGCTAATTTAGCTTTCATCTATTCCGGAAAAAAACAGGATACCAGAACAAGTATCCTTGAATTTAGGTCAGAAATTAGCAAACATACTACTGAATCCGAACAGATTACCCAGATTACCAAAGAAATAGCAGATAGCCGTAAACTCAACGATTTTCTCTATTTCCTCAAAGAACATGAAAAGATCATCAGCTCCCTCCTGGGAATGAAAATGATACAGGAAGCAGAGTTTGGAGATTTTGAAGGTATCACCAAATCACTGGGCGCCTGGGGAGGTGATTTTCTTTTGGCTGCCAGTAACAATGGCATTGAATATATCCGGCAGTACTTCCAAAATAAAGGACTGAATATAATTTACGGATTTGACCAAATCATCAGACATGATGGGAGCAATAATGCAAAATAACAATCGTCTTGAGGGAACCATTTCCTGGAGAAGCCCATCGAATATAGCCCTGATCAAATACTGGGGGAAATTCGACGGGCAGATCCCAGCCAACCCTTCCCTTAGCATGACACTGAAGAATGCCTATACGGAAACCGTTTTGCAATATCAGCCGGCCAATACTAACTCTCCTGAAATCCTTGTTGATGGTAATCAATCTGAGAAATTCACGACCCGGATACAGAATTATTTTGAAAAGCTCCAGAAACATTTCCCGGAGATAGGATCTTTTTCATTCAGGATAAAAACTCACAACACTTTCCCACATTCAGCGGGCATTGCATCCTCGGCATCCGGATTCAGCGCCCTGGCTTTATGCCTGCTCACGTGGCACGAAAACATCCGTGGTAATAATTACGATGATTTTTTCAGGATGGCATCCGATTTGGCCCGTCAAGGTTCAGGAAGTGCCTCACGGTCGGTTTACGGTGGAATGACGGTCTGGGGGAACCATCCCGATGTTGCGGGTTCATCAGATTACTTTGCCATTCCCGTTCCTGTGAAAGTTCATCCCCTGTTCGCCGACCTGAAAGATACCATATTAATTGTCGATTCAGGTGAAAAACAGGTTTCAAGTTCCATGGGACATGCATCCATGACCGGTCATCCCTTTGCAGAAGCCCGCTACAGACAGGCTAATGCTAACCTCTCTTCCATCCTGAAGGCTATTACAACCGGAAACTGGCAGGTTTTCCAGGATATCACCGAAAATGAGGCATTGACTTTGCATTCCCTCATGATGTCAGCCCAGAATGGTTATACCCTGCTTAAACCGGATACTTTAAATATTTTGCAGGAAATAAAGAAAATACGGGAACAAAGGCAATTAAATGTTTGTTTTACCCTAGACGCCGGGCCAAATGTGCATTTAATCTACCCTGCTTCAGAATCGGATGCAATAAAGCCATGGATTGAAAAAACACTTCCTGGATATTGTGAAAACCATCACAGGATTGAGGATGAAACCGGTAACGGACCTGTACTGTTAAAAAACGAAAAACGATGAAGAACATTAGCAGCAAATTTTATGCAAAGATATTGCTGTTCGGAGAGTACAGTGTCATTTGCGATTCTATGGGATTAACCATCCCCTACGCTCATTTCGAGGGGACATTCAGCTTTATTAACCAGGATTCCAATAAAAACTATGATGAGGCCATCCGCTCCAACCGCCACTTGAAAAAATATGCTGACCATCTTGCACTATTACGACTCGAAGGCGAATATTTTTCAGGAATGGATCTCGAACAGCTTTTCCGGGATATTGATGCAGGACTATACTTTCGTTCAAACATTCCACAAGGCTATGGCATTGGTAGCTCAGGAGCCCTTGTAGCAGCTATCTATGAACGCTATGGCAACAGTGGTTTAAACCCTGGTCAGCCTATTGGCCCGGAGAAAACAAACGATCTTAAGAAAACATTTGCCCTTATGGAATCCTATTTCCATGGAACCAGTTCCGGCCTCGACCCACTGCTTTGTTTTCTTCAGCGACCCTTGCTTATCCGAAATAAAACCGATATCCAGTTTGTGAATATCCCTCCTAACCAGTTTTCCCGACAAGGTGCCATATTCCTCCTGGATTCAGGTAAACCAGGAAAAACCCAGCCCCTGGTGAAGCATTTTATGAATCAGTGCAAAGTCACTGCTTTCAACGACAGAATTCAATCGGAACTGATACCCCTCAACGATCAATGCATCACATCCCTGCTTAAGGCTGATACGGAGGTGTTTACAGATAGTCTGCAAAAACTATCGGCGTTCCAGCTACATAATTTTTCGGCCATGATCCCTGCCCATTTCCGGAATATTTGGGAAGATGGCCTTAATCATGGGAAATTCTCGATGAAACTATGCGGTTCAGGAGGTGGCGGTTTTATGCTGGCTTTTGCCAATCATTACGAGTCTGCTGTTGCTGACCTGCAACATCGTGGTTTGGAATTTATTACAGTATATAAAAATTCTGCCGGTGTTAAGGCTCCTTCCTTTATATTTGTATAAAGATAATCTCTGAATACATGAAGAATTACTTTTCTGTTTCTGGTCATATCATAGATGTTGTGACCGGAAGGATCTTTGACGGTACCGTTTTTGCAGAGAATGGCAGGATAATAAGAATTGAGGAAACCTCAAATGTCCCGGATCAATATATTATACCAGGACTGATTGATGCCCACATACACATCGAAAGTTCCATGCTCGTTCCCTCCGAATTTGCCAGGATTGCCGTTACGCACGGAACCGTTGCCACGGTGTCGGATCCTCATGAAATTGCCAATGTATTGGGTATCCCCGGAATCATGTTCATGATAGAAAACGGCAAGAAAACACCTTTCAAATTCTTTTTCGGTGCTTCCTCATGCGTGCCTGCCACCGGTTTTGAATCCTCCGGTGCAATCCTTGGGCCTGATGAAGTCAGGAAACTCCTGGAAATGCCCGAAATCCACTATCTTTCCGAAATGATGAATTATCCCGGAGTTATTTCCCAGGATGCTGAGGTAATGAACAAAATCAACATTGCCCATGGACTGGATAAACCGGTCGACGGCCATGCCCCCGGCCTCATGGGCGAGGATGCACGAAAATACATTGCAGCAGGGATAAGCACTGACCATGAATGTTATATGATCGAAGAGGCACGGGAGAAGGTGGCTTTGGGCATGAAAATTCTCATCAGGGAAGGTAGTGCTGCCAAGAATTTCAATGAGCTTATACCCTTGCTGGCTGAAAATCCTGAAATGGTGATGTTCTGCTCTGACGACCGCCACCCCGATGACCTTGTTAAAGAACACATAAACAGCCATGTTAAAAGGGCATTGAACATGGGTTACAACCCTATTGACGTTTTAAGAGCCGCATCCCTCAACCCTGTTAAACATTATAAACTCGATGCAGGATTGCTCCAACCCGGAGATCCCGCCGATTTTATCGTGGTCGATAACCTGCAGGAATTCAATATCCTGAAAACCTATATCAATGGCGAAAAAGTATCAGAAAATGGGGTATCACTCTTAACATCTATACAAACAGAACCGATCAACAATTTTAATGCTCAAAGGATTAAAACGGAGGATTTTCAACTGCAAGCTACCGGTGACCATATCCGCGTGATCCAAGCAATCGATGGTCAGCTTATAACTGGCAGCCTCGAGTCCAAAGCAATACGTAATGGAGATTTTGCTGAAAGTAGTCCTATGGATGACATCCTGAAAATTGCCGTTATTAACCGTTATGATCCTGCCATACCAGCTATCGGATTTATCAAAGGATTTGGACTTAAAGAAGGTGCTATCGCATCCTCAGTGGCACACGACAGCCATAATATCATCGTTACCGGAGCTACTGATGAAGCCATGGCTGAAGCCGCCAACCTTTTAATAGAGCACAAAGGAGGTATTGCTGCCATTGGAAAGGATTTCAAGCATATACTTCCCCTTCCTGTCGCAGGACTGATGTCTGATAAGGATGGATACCAGGTCGCCAGTGATTACGAATTGGCCGATAAACAGGCAAAAAAACTCGGATCTGAACTACATGCTCCATATATGACTCTGTCTTTTATGGCTCTCCTGGTTATTCCACAATTAAAACTCAGTGATAAAGGACTTTTTGATGCGAAAAACTTCCGTTTTACCAAAATTTTTTCTTAGCTGAGGTGAGATATTTATATATTTATTTGCCATTTATATCATTTTTATATATTTTTGCAAAAATGTTTGGTTATGGGAAAATTAAAATTAGAAATCACAAAACTGGAAAGTGCAGCCAGTAAATTACGGGCTATAGCACATCCGATGAGAATTGCCATCATTGAGCTTTTGAACAATGGTGCGAAAATGAGCGTTACGGAAATCTATAAAAAACTCAACATTGAGCAGGCTTCTGCCTCACATCATCTGAATATCCTTAAAAATAAAGGTGTTCTGGAATCAAAAAGGGATGGAAAGAAAATCTTTTACTCCCTTAAGAGTCAGACTTTAAAGGAGATCATTGATTGCATTAACAGGTGCAATGAAGAATAGAAAGTAATAACTTTCTGTTGCTCTTCTTTATCAAACTTGCCAAATTTGTTTTTTCGATTTTCAGGATAATGTTATTTAATAATTTCATTATCCTTATAATGTTTAAGCAATTCACAACTAAGACCCTTTGGGTCTTTTTTTTATTCCGGAATCAGGTTCCATTCTTCATCCATCTCCCAATTGCCTCGGATTTCAATGCTTTCAGGAAAGTAATAAACTTTTTCGGGCTGAATACCTTTCAAATAATTGCCTGAATCCCAACGGCCGTTCCGGTTCCTGTCCTGGATTGCTTTGATTACATATTTTGCAGGCTGAAGATATTGAAACTCCAGGGATGCCTCCCCTTCTACCACAGCTTCCCGCAATACTTTTTCTTTGCCGTCGAGCAATTGGACAACATAAGGGTTAAGACTGTCGGAAATGCTTACTTTCATTCTCAATATGCCGTAATCTTCCGGTGAAAGAGTGCCAAAACGGAAATTCAGGCTGTCATTCTGCTTTCCGGTTAAATCTGTCAGAATGGAATCGGGTATGATAATCTCGTAGGAAGCAGACTCCTTCCAGGGTATATCGAATAAAAGTCGTCTGTTGACCGGTGTGTCAATAAAAACGGGAGCAAAGAACTGTGTATCCGCCTCCTCAATTAACAATACCTGAGAAAAATCAAAATTCGTCACCGGATATTCAAAGATCATGGATGCCTTCCCGTTCAGATCCATCTTTCCTCCCCGAAGATTGGTAGAAAACTTCAAAGGTTCCGGTTTCTTGTCCTGCTTATTAATCCTGCCTTTCCGTACAGTTTGAATAAGCGGTACCTTAACTGTATCCAAAACAAGAGTATCATCAGAGATAATCAGATTCAAGGAATCTGTAAACGCATTCCTTATCCAGTAAACAAGAGTATCCCTTCCCCGGTTCCATTCTTCCGTCTTCCATTCATCCCCAACCACAGTATCGCTAACAACAATATGGGGATGCTTAACAGGAAAACGGAAAACAAAACGCAAAAATGCTTCTTTTTCCAGCTTTGCTTCCAGCAAACGCTGAGTTGAGTCTACCTCCCGGAACATGGATAATCTATAATGATTGTAATCCGGCTTTTCCTGAGTTGCAACACTGTCTGTTAACAATGTATCCTGCAACACCAGGCTTGTATCCGCCATAATGGAATCCTGTTCCTGAAATTCCTCCAACACCGGTATGGAATCCTGTCCTTGATCCTCCTCAAAAACACGTATGGTATCATTCCCCACTATCATATAATAACCGGAATCCTGCACGATGGAATCCATTGCAACCCCAATTGTATCCGGCACCAAGGTGTCCAATACAGGCGTTGAAAAATACTCCGGAACAATAAGAGAATCCAGGAATGCGATATCCTCATTGGGAAGATCAAACAGGAAATTCTTATTGATATCGTTCAGTGCAAATATCTTAAAATGACCGGGACGGAGGTTGTTCAGTACAAAAACGCCTTCTTCTATGGTTCGGGTAACATAAAGGGGCCGCACCAGGTAAGGTACCGAATCAAGGGGAATGGTATCGTATGATGACTTATACAACATGACCAGTACATCTTTCTGAGGCTTAAGATCAAAAGCATTCACAACCTCACCCATGATGCTCATGGAATCAAGCACCGGACCTGTAGAGAAAACATAGGTGAAATAGGGCAACACATTCCCTTCATTGAGGTCGCTGATGGCTTTACCGAAAAATACCGAATAGGTTGTGCTGTCTTCCAGATCCCCCTCGAAAGTAACCTGCACGGATCTTCCTTTTAGCTTGAATTCAGGTAATTCCGCAGGTGGGGATAAAAATACCTCGTCGTTTACATTATTGAGTTGTATAAATTCATCAAACGACAAACGAAATTGTCCTTCCTGAAAATCAGTAGTGCCATTAGGTGGCTCAAGGGCAATGATGACCGGGGGATTGGTGTCTTTACTCCCTCCCGTAGGCGCTACCGGATTGGCACAACGCACCGCTACAAGCATTGTGATAATGATTGGAAAAATAAACGGTCTGCAAATCTTACCCATTCTCAGGTGCTTCATTTTACAAAGATGGTAAAAACTTCATTACCCCTTTAAAGCAAGCGGAATTCATAACCCCTTCCCAGACACTCTTCCAGGAATAATGGAAGCGTAATCAGCATATTTTCCCTTGCTTTCAGGCTGTCGTGAAAGACAAGAATATCTCCTCTGCCGGAGATATTCAAGGCGTTACTTAGACAGGTTGCAGGTTGCAGGTCCCTGTTAAAATCACCGCTTAAAGCAGTCCACATGATTACCCGGTATTTCCCTTTAAGCCATTTGGCCTGCCTGCGGGTGATCCTGCCATAAGGTGGCCGGAATAAATCCCCGGATACCAGACCGGCACATTGTTCGACATCCCGGATGTAATCCTCAAATCCTGATT encodes the following:
- a CDS encoding polysaccharide deacetylase family protein produces the protein MRNLYGPGLIWRVRNGKNSLYLTFDDGPHPDVTPAVLDILDHFDVKATFFCVGDNVRKYPEVYAKVIGKGHRTGNHTFHHLNGWKSGFEDYIRDVEQCAGLVSGDLFRPPYGRITRRQAKWLKGKYRVIMWTALSGDFNRDLQPATCLSNALNISGRGDILVFHDSLKARENMLITLPLFLEECLGRGYEFRLL
- the groEL gene encoding chaperonin GroEL (60 kDa chaperone family; promotes refolding of misfolded polypeptides especially under stressful conditions; forms two stacked rings of heptamers to form a barrel-shaped 14mer; ends can be capped by GroES; misfolded proteins enter the barrel where they are refolded when GroES binds; many bacteria have multiple copies of the groEL gene which are active under different environmental conditions; the B.japonicum protein in this cluster is expressed constitutively; in Rhodobacter, Corynebacterium and Rhizobium this protein is essential for growth); translation: SDLSYLGEAEKVTIDKENTTIVSGKGKKEDIEGRVKQIKAQIEVTTSDYDKEKLQERLAKLAGGVAVIYVGAASEVEMKEKKDRFDDALNATRAAIEEGIIPGGGVAYLRAVPELDNIETENEDEEIGIAIIKRALEEPMRQIVENAGLEGSVIVQKVREGKDDFGFNARTEEYEYLFESGVIDPTKVARVALENAASIAGMLLTTECVLADHKEEKESGGMPGGPGMGGGMPGMY
- a CDS encoding GHMP kinase; amino-acid sequence: MKNITLHSNGKLLLSGEYLVMQGALALALPLIKGQSLNISPVHGNRLLWESTDTEGIWFSCEINLNSWDIISTSDPLKASKLIEIIRMAAILNPRFLIHDQGYKVQSNLEFSKEWGWGSSSTLYTNIANWAEIDPFTLYFALENGSGYDIACAHAKQAVLYQLRGKDPVYQEIDFNPPFRANLAFIYSGKKQDTRTSILEFRSEISKHTTESEQITQITKEIADSRKLNDFLYFLKEHEKIISSLLGMKMIQEAEFGDFEGITKSLGAWGGDFLLAASNNGIEYIRQYFQNKGLNIIYGFDQIIRHDGSNNAK
- a CDS encoding hydroxymethylglutaryl-CoA reductase, degradative yields the protein MQRVQVIKGFSKLFKEDKLKQVTSYFENPGEAEQILKSFWHQNPSVQNLLDEFSENSISNFNFPYGIAPNFLINDTLYLIPMVIEESSVVAAAASSAKFWAEHGGFHAKVIAVKKIGQVHFIWEGNKEKLIAAMPRLREEMIKGTRHLTANMEKRGGGILDIDLVDMTHEIDNYYQIKASFNTVDSMGANFINTILEEFAGILTRFIARQDNFESHEKYCEIIMSILSNYTPECLVKTYVECEIDAFKNCDENLSAERFAWKFEKAVQIAHADVHRATTHNKGVFNGIDAVILATGNDFRAIEAGGHTYAARNGKYASLTDIKIENNRFHYSLTIPMALGTVGGLTGLHPLAKFSLGLLNNPDAEQLMMIAASVGLANNFGAVKSLITKGIQIGHMRMHLYNILNHIGVSPQEKNKAVEYFKDKKVSFSSVNELIANLRSN
- a CDS encoding mevalonate kinase, encoding MKNISSKFYAKILLFGEYSVICDSMGLTIPYAHFEGTFSFINQDSNKNYDEAIRSNRHLKKYADHLALLRLEGEYFSGMDLEQLFRDIDAGLYFRSNIPQGYGIGSSGALVAAIYERYGNSGLNPGQPIGPEKTNDLKKTFALMESYFHGTSSGLDPLLCFLQRPLLIRNKTDIQFVNIPPNQFSRQGAIFLLDSGKPGKTQPLVKHFMNQCKVTAFNDRIQSELIPLNDQCITSLLKADTEVFTDSLQKLSAFQLHNFSAMIPAHFRNIWEDGLNHGKFSMKLCGSGGGGFMLAFANHYESAVADLQHRGLEFITVYKNSAGVKAPSFIFV
- a CDS encoding DUF4468 domain-containing protein, with the translated sequence MTKLKLNTILILFAMLPALQLFSQQDSIPPPTPANIPIDEASGLIVYQEVVSEPGTKSVLFNRASEWLHQFFANPVHVTKVRDASSGIIKGRHQFELFRTDKDGNKIHAGMVLYSFKIEARDERYRYTVDELLLRQQSRYPIEKWLDKNDPNYNPQWEEYLQQIDNYVRNVFAASLKEAMKPKKEYQEEEW
- a CDS encoding metalloregulator ArsR/SmtB family transcription factor produces the protein MGKLKLEITKLESAASKLRAIAHPMRIAIIELLNNGAKMSVTEIYKKLNIEQASASHHLNILKNKGVLESKRDGKKIFYSLKSQTLKEIIDCINRCNEE
- a CDS encoding Ig-like domain-containing protein codes for the protein MLVAVRCANPVAPTGGSKDTNPPVIIALEPPNGTTDFQEGQFRLSFDEFIQLNNVNDEVFLSPPAELPEFKLKGRSVQVTFEGDLEDSTTYSVFFGKAISDLNEGNVLPYFTYVFSTGPVLDSMSIMGEVVNAFDLKPQKDVLVMLYKSSYDTIPLDSVPYLVRPLYVTRTIEEGVFVLNNLRPGHFKIFALNDINKNFLFDLPNEDIAFLDSLIVPEYFSTPVLDTLVPDTIGVAMDSIVQDSGYYMIVGNDTIRVFEEDQGQDSIPVLEEFQEQDSIMADTSLVLQDTLLTDSVATQEKPDYNHYRLSMFREVDSTQRLLEAKLEKEAFLRFVFRFPVKHPHIVVSDTVVGDEWKTEEWNRGRDTLVYWIRNAFTDSLNLIISDDTLVLDTVKVPLIQTVRKGRINKQDKKPEPLKFSTNLRGGKMDLNGKASMIFEYPVTNFDFSQVLLIEEADTQFFAPVFIDTPVNRRLLFDIPWKESASYEIIIPDSILTDLTGKQNDSLNFRFGTLSPEDYGILRMKVSISDSLNPYVVQLLDGKEKVLREAVVEGEASLEFQYLQPAKYVIKAIQDRNRNGRWDSGNYLKGIQPEKVYYFPESIEIRGNWEMDEEWNLIPE
- the ade gene encoding adenine deaminase, producing MKNYFSVSGHIIDVVTGRIFDGTVFAENGRIIRIEETSNVPDQYIIPGLIDAHIHIESSMLVPSEFARIAVTHGTVATVSDPHEIANVLGIPGIMFMIENGKKTPFKFFFGASSCVPATGFESSGAILGPDEVRKLLEMPEIHYLSEMMNYPGVISQDAEVMNKINIAHGLDKPVDGHAPGLMGEDARKYIAAGISTDHECYMIEEAREKVALGMKILIREGSAAKNFNELIPLLAENPEMVMFCSDDRHPDDLVKEHINSHVKRALNMGYNPIDVLRAASLNPVKHYKLDAGLLQPGDPADFIVVDNLQEFNILKTYINGEKVSENGVSLLTSIQTEPINNFNAQRIKTEDFQLQATGDHIRVIQAIDGQLITGSLESKAIRNGDFAESSPMDDILKIAVINRYDPAIPAIGFIKGFGLKEGAIASSVAHDSHNIIVTGATDEAMAEAANLLIEHKGGIAAIGKDFKHILPLPVAGLMSDKDGYQVASDYELADKQAKKLGSELHAPYMTLSFMALLVIPQLKLSDKGLFDAKNFRFTKIFS
- the mvaD gene encoding diphosphomevalonate decarboxylase — protein: MMGAIMQNNNRLEGTISWRSPSNIALIKYWGKFDGQIPANPSLSMTLKNAYTETVLQYQPANTNSPEILVDGNQSEKFTTRIQNYFEKLQKHFPEIGSFSFRIKTHNTFPHSAGIASSASGFSALALCLLTWHENIRGNNYDDFFRMASDLARQGSGSASRSVYGGMTVWGNHPDVAGSSDYFAIPVPVKVHPLFADLKDTILIVDSGEKQVSSSMGHASMTGHPFAEARYRQANANLSSILKAITTGNWQVFQDITENEALTLHSLMMSAQNGYTLLKPDTLNILQEIKKIREQRQLNVCFTLDAGPNVHLIYPASESDAIKPWIEKTLPGYCENHHRIEDETGNGPVLLKNEKR